TATCTTCTTACTCCCCTATAAGAGAAACCTGGAAATTATCTTAGGCATTTCCTAACTCTCATCCCTAACATCTCTAATGAATTCCACCTAAAGTCCATGTTTAAACTGGACAAATGACTCTCTGCATTCTTCTCTCCATCTCTACATCTAGCACCTCAATTTACCTCTTGAATTATTGTGACAGCTCCCTAATGATCCTCCCTATCACTTGTCTCTCCCACTTCTCCTCAAAAGTTCATTTTCAGAAATCACTCTAAAACCAAATTATGAACCATGACTACTGATGGCTGATAAATACAAAAgattaaatgtaaagaaaatacaagacagtattttaaaagaaggttAAATCAGGGAAACTCTCTACCTTTGGTATTCAATTACCCTCTTAGGTAATATTTTAATGcctgattgttttttttctcttttactaccATATAGGATAAATACTACCATTTTCAATGTAGTTCACAGAATAAAACATAATGCTGAATAATAAAGGATGAATAACCTGATTTTTCCAGGGATAGATAatgcaaaacacaaaataagtgtATCTGTTCATGACTTATTCCTTTGGGATGTATTAATAATAGCAGAGAAGATAATGGAGAGTATTAAATCCCAAAGGCAAGCTGTAGAAAGATTCTAATATCAGGACAAAGAGTGTAACATAAGAAGCCatcatatatttttaagcttAGGAGTAacatgaacatagaaaaaaatctagaagcaATTAGGAATTAGGAGGAAATTAAAGACaggaacaatatttaaaaaacaatatgggCAATCTCTAAATGTGAACAGATATCAAAGAAGTTTCTAAGGTATTAGCAAAGGGTATGGTGACCAATTTGTTTCCTACATTTTGGGGAGTtagttaggtatttttttttccaagacttCTATATTGCACAACATAGGAATAAGTAGGAGGTCACTGACCTGAGACTGTTTCTATATTTTGAGTCCTTACCTAAGCTATGAACAAATTTGGTATATtaaaaaactcaaattttaaagaataacaaaCAGCCGGGTTTGCACCAATCAAAATCAGCTGTATCTCAGCCAATCACATGAATTCAAGCAATCAGATCATTCCCAAATAAGGCAGATTGCCTAGCTATAATCAGGTggtttctctatttttatgtttgCCCTAGAAATCTCACTGCTCAGGCTGAATCACTCCTGAATCTCTCCAAAATTCAGGAGAATTTTGACTCATGAATCATTCTCTGCTCAAATAAACTTCATTGAACTTTAAACTTTTAAACAAAGAGTGTTGAGTTACATTAAGAACATTCTGATTTGAGAGGTCTTTAGGACACTCATGACATGGGAATATAGAGCAGGAGTTAGGCCAAATCATGCCAACTGcctattctaaataaaattttaccagAACACAGAACACACTCATTCCTTCAGGTATTATTTATGGCTACTGTTTTATGGCACGTAGTTGGGATATATATTCTTTTTCCCTGGAGTCTCAAATAATTACTCTCAATTCCTTTACAGAAAATGTTAACTAAACTTCCTATTGGAGGGAATTCAATAGTCTGAACAGGAGCTACAGAAATTTTCTACAGGGGGTGGCGCCAGAGGCCACTGAGAGGTTGGAGATGTTCCCTGACTGGAACACGCTACCTCTAGGGGTCCTAACATACTCTGGGGTTAGATAAATATATGTCGGGAAGGAGGGGTTTCGGTATTTTGTTACTTGTACAAAAGTTTCGTTTTCTTCATTCTGTGTCTTTTCTAACCACTCTCGGCAAATTAATTTGCAGGCCAAAAGGTACATAGGatcagggaaatgaaaggaatgtTTTCATCCTTTGCATTCTTAAGTTTAGCTCCTCTCCTCCACCCCTCTTCCTTCGGGGCTACTTGATGCCACAGAGGTGTTGGAGTTACTTCCTGTTCTAGAATATTCCAAGTATTGGAGGGGGCTCACCAGGCGTGGAACAAACCATCATGGTGGGGCGGGACCTTTTGGACTGACTTCTGAgagcttcattttcttcattctggGTCTTTTCTAACCAGTCCCGTTTCTTCCCGCCTTCGATGGCTTTCAGCCATGTGGTGGGTTCCCTTAGGAGCCCAGGAGGGGGCGGGACCTTCCGCTCTCCCTCCTCGGCACCCCCGCAGTCTCTGGGAGTTGGAACAGTCCTAGAGTAAAAGCCTAGAGATTTGGCCGCGTGGCTCCCTTTTCCCGGAGCCCTCGGAGCGAGAGGGACCCCTTTCTCCCTGGGAGAGGGCTGTGGTAGCCCTGTATCTACTCTGGTGAGCCCGGGGGGAAGCGTTCTATGAGGGGACCGAGGCAGAGGCGGCTCTTTATGAGTGGGTGGGACAGAGAAGCGAGGGGTGGGACAGagaagagaggggtggggagccaaggaaaggggaggagagtaAAGGCGAAGGGAAGGGCtaatggtgggggaggggagtgagggggaggggTAGAGCTGAGGGTGAGGGGAGGGGCTAAGGGCTATGGGGGTCGGGGTGGGCCCTAAAGGCAGGGGAGGGATACTAAGAGTGAAGGGGTGGGGGGCTATAGGcgactggggtgggggtggggaggctgaggacgAGGGGGTCTTAAAGGAGAAGGACAGGACAACTGGTTGATCCATCTCCCAGGGCCCACAAAGCCACAAGCCCTTTAAACATCATGGCCTTGAAACCTGAGGACCCCTGTAGTGGATTTCGGCATAGCAAGGTGGTGGCCTTCATCAATGAGAAGATGGCCAggcatgtgaaaggccctgagTTCTACCTTGACAATCTAACCTTGTCCTGGGAGGAAGTGGAAGATAAGATCAGAACCATCCTGGAGGACAGTGAGATGTCCAGCGAGGCCCAGGAAGCCTGCGCCTGGGGCAGCCTAGCTCTGGGCTTGCGCTTTGCTTGCAGGCAGGAGCACTTACAGGGGCACAGGGTACAGTGGCTGCAGGACTTCTCCAAATTGCACAAGTCAGCCGCCCAAGCCTTGGCCTCAGAACTGAAGCAGCTCACGATGCAACAAGAGATGGAGCGCAAGGAGGCTGCTTTCCAACTACGGCTGACCCAGGCCAAAGTGGTGGAAGTGCAGAAAGAGTGTGACCTACTAAAGAGGAAGCTGCTCCAGGTGGTAAGATCACCCTGCCATGCCAGTCCTACCTTTCACCCCTACTCTAGGCCTGTCCACCACCCCCTTGACCATAGATCACATCTCAGCCCTGCCCACTTCTCTCTAGGAACTCAGGGCTCCCCCAGAGCAGGTTGCAGAGGGGCCAAGCCTGGCTACTGCTAGAGGGGCAGGGACCGAAGGAACAGGAGAGATAGAAGAGACAACAGCAGCTACAGATGATGccacaggaggaggaagaggaggaagaagaggagaggagagtgaTGCAGTGGGAGCTGCCCCCGTGGAGGCTGAACAGGAGCTGGGTGGGAACTTCCTGCAGCTTCTTGGAACTACTGAGCCAAAAAATTACACCTCtggtgggcagagggagggagatcCTGGATCCACGGAAAATTCCATGTTTTCTCTCTCTGGGACCCTGAATCCCCTGTTCATAGCCTCACCAGAACCCCTCCCTGTCCAGCTCCCTGCCTCGTTCTCTTACTCATATTCATCCCCTTTGTCCCCCTTCCCAGCCTCATCCTCACTCTCACCATCTCCACCAATAGCCATGGTCATAGCACCTGCTCCACCTCAAATGCTTCCCCATAGCTCAGCCTTTGATGTTAGCCTGTGGTCTGATATGGGGGCCCAGGGATTAGACCCTCCAGAAACCCTTAATAGGAAAGACTTTGAACTCCATCAGCCGAGAAAACCTCCGGTTTTTCGCAGGCCTGGGGATTGGGACTGCCCTTGGTGTAAAGCTGTGAATTTTTCAAGAAGGGAAAGTTGCTTCCGCTGTGGGAGGGGAATCTGGCTGCAAAGCCCTTAGTGAATtcagaaatatgaaatagaacCGAAACATATCCCAGTGGGAAATCAATTTTCAGAGGTGGgtgggaggtggagggaaggggTGGAATGGAGGTGAGGGATGAGAGGTGGGGAGGGTGTAGATGGTGGAAGGAAAGACATGGTTTGattacctttgtttttgttttttgtttagttttgttgttgCAGTATTGGagcttgaactcaggagtgctctacccctgagctctaTTCTGagccctttcaatttttattttttaattttgagacagagtcttgctaaatggTCCAGGCTGACCTTaactggtgatcttcctgccttagccccctgaGTAGTTGGTATTataagtgtgtaccaccatacccaactTGATTACCCCTTTTTATTCCAGAGGGTCATTCAGTACCCTAGATCTACTGCAGCTTttgggtgtgtgtatatgtgtgtgtgtgtgtgtgtgtgtgtgtgtgtgtgtgcatgcacacatgtgaaCACCTGTCTGTCTCCCCACTCTAGTGTCTAGTGGATGTGCACAGTCATGTATAGAAAAGTCCACCCTCTTTCCCCGCCTAGTCCTTATATAGTTAAGTGTGGTCATTTGACACATCCTGAGCCACACAGATTCCCAGGCTAGATCATGTGCACTGAGAGGTAGATGCCATAGTAATGATGGAGTTGGTCAGTGAAGCAGTGGGTTATTTTATTGAGGCCTGGGTCATAGCCACAAACACTGAGGCCACAGCTGAGGCCTGGCCCTGACTATGGGGGAGAAAAACTGGGTGCTTTACAGAGGTATCTTTTGGAGGACACGAATGTGAGGTCCCAGGATGCAGACAGGCATAGAAGAGTTGATCCAGTGACTCCAGAGAGCTGGAGAGACGGGTTGTGGTGCAACTCCTTTCACATCTTGCAATCATGCTACATGAGGATCCACTTTACCcagatagtattttatttttataaccttattttatttacttatttatttttatgtggttctgaggatggaacccagtgcctcacacatgccagatgagggtgataccactgagccacaaccccagccccagatacctttttctttaagCTAACTTGAGTAGGTTCCTATTCTTGAGAACCTGATTATTTCCCAGTCAGAAACTAGTACCAGCAGAGAAATTTCAAGCAACAGACCATTAAAGAAACTGTTGAAACTGGCTGGGGAGTTCCATCAAGGTTTGGCGAGTAGTGAGAATTCCTGCATCCCAGGAGTCCCCAAGAATGAACTGAATAGGGATGGCTCATGTTCTGGGGGAGTTAAATcacaagaaaaatcaaagaaagcttGGGGGGTGGGTAACCATAGGTTTATACTGGGATCAAAATAACACAGCAGAAATTCACCACCCCTAAGAGAATCCCCACAGGGTTGCATACAAAAGATGCCAGCAGCACCAGCTGCAGGCAAGGACTCCTATAACTGCACAGTCTCATGACAGGAGAATCATCCCCACTCATCAGTAGATGAAACCAGAGACAGATCTGAATTCATACCACTGCCAAGGTGAGTCAGAAACTCATAGTATTCAGGGTATGCTCATCTAGACCATTCTCTCCTCCAACCCACCACCAGGAAAAATGTGGTAAAGGAATCTGGCTATAAAGCTCTCAGTGAATTCATAAATGTGAAATAGAACAGAAGCATATCCAATGGGAAATCAACCTCCAGTGGGAgggggagaggtgggaggaagaTGAGAGTGAGTCGGGGAAGGGGGTGGATGGGAGGTTGGTCTGCTTTTCCCCCTGGTGACCATAAGCTGTGTTGAAGGGGGCTAAAAGTGTGCTTTAGCCCTCAGGTGGAAGGATGGGGAGGAGGTGTGCAACTGGAGCACAATG
This window of the Urocitellus parryii isolate mUroPar1 chromosome X, mUroPar1.hap1, whole genome shotgun sequence genome carries:
- the Tex13a gene encoding testis-expressed protein 13A; this encodes MALKPEDPCSGFRHSKVVAFINEKMARHVKGPEFYLDNLTLSWEEVEDKIRTILEDSEMSSEAQEACAWGSLALGLRFACRQEHLQGHRVQWLQDFSKLHKSAAQALASELKQLTMQQEMERKEAAFQLRLTQAKVVEVQKECDLLKRKLLQVELRAPPEQVAEGPSLATARGAGTEGTGEIEETTAATDDATGGGRGGRRGEESDAVGAAPVEAEQELGGNFLQLLGTTEPKNYTSGGQREGDPGSTENSMFSLSGTLNPLFIASPEPLPVQLPASFSYSYSSPLSPFPASSSLSPSPPIAMVIAPAPPQMLPHSSAFDVSLWSDMGAQGLDPPETLNRKDFELHQPRKPPVFRRPGDWDCPWCKAVNFSRRESCFRCGRGIWLQSP